Part of the Nitrospirota bacterium genome, AACGGGTGCAGACGATCCGCCGGCCCGCTTCGTAATACTGCACAAAGAGCCCGCTCCCCGGGGCAATGCGGGCTCTTCTTTATCTTTGTTCATCCGAGGAGCATGAGAATACTCCTTAAGACCGGATCTCCTCTCCGGCGCCCAGGGGTGCTCTCGTCACGCTGCCTTGAGCTCCCTCTGACGGGCTGTCCTGCTGTTGTTCAGGATCATCTCGGCTTCTGCTATATACCGCCTGGTGCATTCCGGCTCGCCATTGCAATTGTATTTTTCGAATATGCTGTCAACAACGGCCGCAGCATCCGGCGCAGTACGGTTAATAAAAAGGTTCTTGATCTTCGCCACATCCTGAGGGGAAAGCGATGTCACAC contains:
- a CDS encoding DUF1059 domain-containing protein, whose product is MKEFSCEKLGHKCSVVLKAPTEERLADMASLHLREAHGVTSLSPQDVAKIKNLFINRTAPDAAAVVDSIFEKYNCNGEPECTRRYIAEAEMILNNSRTARQRELKAA